In the Dolichospermum flos-aquae CCAP 1403/13F genome, AATAGTCAAGGTTCATATCCGATTAAATACAGCTTCTAGTCAGCAAGCAGCTAAATTTACTAATATGCAAGTTAAGGTAATTATTAGTCTTTAGTCAGTGGTCAGTTGTCAGTAGGGGCGAAGCATTTGGAAGATAAATTATCGGTCATTGCCAGAAATAGTTCTCCAAATGCTTCGCCCGTACAGTTGTTAGTTGTCAATTATCATTCCTATGATTAGTATTTTTCAACAATTTCGACGACGAACTCCTTTGGGTTGGTTGCAACTTACTCATGAAAAAAGTCGTTTATTCGTAGCAATATCAGGTATTGCTTTCGCTGATGTTCTTATGTTTATGCAGTCAGGCTTTCAAACTGCTTTATATGACAGCAATACTAGATTACATCGCAGTTTACAAGCTGATATTATTCTCATTAGTCCCCAAGCCCGTAGTTTACAAAGTATGTCTATTTTTTCCCGGAGACGACTTTATCAAGCAATGGACATACCGGGGGTGAAATCGGCTGAAGCTATGTATTGCAATCATATTATTTGGAAGAATCCCCAAACACATTTGGAAACTGGAGTTTTAATTATTGGGATAAATCCAGATCAACCAGCTTTTGATTTACCAGAAATTAATCAACAATTACAGAAGATTAAATTACCAAATACAGTTTTATTTGATCGGGCAGCCAGAGGGGAATATCAACAAGCAATAAAGAAAATTCAAGAAGGTAAAACTGTCACAACTGAAATTAATGGTAGCACAATTACTATTGGTGGTTTATTTAAACTTGGTGCTTCCTTTGCCGCTGACGGTAGTTTAATTACCAGTGCAAATAATTTCTCCCAAATCTTTGCCAGGCAGCCTACAAGTAGTGTGAACATCGGTTTAGTTAAAATCAAACCAGGTTATAAAACTGACCAAGTTGTTGCCCAATTAAAGGCTTATTTGAAAGATGATGTTAAGGTTCTCACTCATCAGGAATTTATTGAATTTGAAAATAACTTTTGGAGTAGCAATTCTCCCATTGGGTTTATTTTTAATCTCGGTGTATCAATGGGATTTGTGGTTGGAGTAATTATTGTTTATCAAGTTCTTTCTACAGATGTTAATGCCCATTTGCGAGAATATGCAACCTTTAAAGCCATCGGATATCGTCATTTTTATTTACTAACTATTATTTTTGAAGAAGCTTTAATTTTAGCAGCTTTGGGATTTTTCCCAGGGTTAGCCGTATCTTTAGGACTTTATCAGCTAACCCGAACAGCGACAAATTTGCCCATGTATATGACCATAATTCGTGGTTTACAAGTGCTATTATTAACTATAATTATGTGTGCTATTTCCGGAGTAATTGCTACTAATAAACTCCAATCTGCTGATCCTGCGGATATGTTTTAATTGCTAGTTTACTTGCTTTCGTATTGGCAGCATATTACAGCACTTCCCGGTGTTATGAGGTACATATCTAGCGGGCAAGACTTGTACTGAGCAAGCGATGCCCTGAGCCTGTCGAAGGGTCGAAGTATGCCCGCACTACAAGAGTTTCATGATTCAACCTTGTACCTCATAAGAGCGGAAACCGCTGTATTATACCCAAATTTCCCAAGTTATCTTGTTTTGGGTAGCATTTGTTCTGACTTGACCATTTGGGGCAACAGTGGGGGATATTCTCACCAAACCACATGAGAAAAGCGGACTCGGTTATGCTACTATTGGCTCGTCTATAGTCCTGCTGTCAATACTTGGAGTCTGTGTTCTGTTGACAACTATCAAACCGAAAAGCAAGGGTTTTACACACCCTACTTATTTTTATGAAGGATACAAAAATCAAACCGAATTTCTATAAATCATCAATAATCAAAATTTAATGTATAAAAAGCGTCCTCCTGGTTTAGTGGCAATCGTTATCTATAAGGGATTTGTTGCTTTACTATTAGCGGCAACATCCCTCGTTTTACTTTTAGCTTTGAAAAATCATGAAGCTCTAATTATGCTCTCTCAATCCTATGTTTTAGAAGGAAAACTGGAGATAATTGAATGGCTTTTAGAAAAAGTCATTAATATCAAAAGTTCAACTTTAAAATTTAGTGGTATAGCTGCGGAAATTTATGCTTTAGAGGATGTTTGAAAAGTGGTATTCCGTAATTTTTATCACATTGCTACCCCCCTTTCCCCTTGTAAAGGGGGGAAACAATAAAAATCCAGTTCCCTCCCCT is a window encoding:
- the devC gene encoding ABC transporter permease DevC, translated to MISIFQQFRRRTPLGWLQLTHEKSRLFVAISGIAFADVLMFMQSGFQTALYDSNTRLHRSLQADIILISPQARSLQSMSIFSRRRLYQAMDIPGVKSAEAMYCNHIIWKNPQTHLETGVLIIGINPDQPAFDLPEINQQLQKIKLPNTVLFDRAARGEYQQAIKKIQEGKTVTTEINGSTITIGGLFKLGASFAADGSLITSANNFSQIFARQPTSSVNIGLVKIKPGYKTDQVVAQLKAYLKDDVKVLTHQEFIEFENNFWSSNSPIGFIFNLGVSMGFVVGVIIVYQVLSTDVNAHLREYATFKAIGYRHFYLLTIIFEEALILAALGFFPGLAVSLGLYQLTRTATNLPMYMTIIRGLQVLLLTIIMCAISGVIATNKLQSADPADMF
- a CDS encoding DUF2127 domain-containing protein, which encodes MYKKRPPGLVAIVIYKGFVALLLAATSLVLLLALKNHEALIMLSQSYVLEGKLEIIEWLLEKVINIKSSTLKFSGIAAEIYALEDV